A genomic window from Prochlorococcus sp. RS04 includes:
- a CDS encoding NAD(P)/FAD-dependent oxidoreductase has translation MKSIQKPIVIVGAGFAGMTFALNLKNLNPSLPILVVDSETNFIFKPLMYEVLSKEIRSWEATPKFANIFSDAGITFLRNCLTKISFKENILEFSDNLKLSYQYLVICTGSIPNSLLIKGIDENCYFFNDVHDLNKLNSFLKKSQDTALHKKLFIVGGGPSGIELACKIKDIFSDQFEINVIEKSNEILNKNKIFNREQAEKALEKRKINVLLNSIVKEVSETKISISSEAGITSLDKDIVIWTAGVTPNLSYLETDQITKKFGRILVNNNLQIEKYKNCFAIGDISVIEGMEDLPITAQVAMQEGNHLANNLELLIQGKDPLPFEFKDNGEMISLGIGEASISGLGVTLSGKLAFEARRLIYASKLPDITESLKSASSWIFQKKSIFKKFLKKDNSN, from the coding sequence ATGAAATCAATACAAAAACCAATAGTAATAGTTGGAGCAGGTTTTGCAGGTATGACATTTGCTTTGAATTTAAAAAATCTTAATCCTTCTTTGCCGATTCTTGTAGTTGATTCTGAAACTAACTTTATATTTAAACCCCTAATGTACGAAGTTTTAAGTAAAGAAATAAGAAGTTGGGAAGCCACTCCAAAATTTGCAAATATTTTTTCTGATGCTGGCATAACTTTTTTAAGAAATTGTTTGACTAAAATTTCTTTCAAAGAAAATATACTTGAATTTAGTGACAATTTAAAATTAAGTTATCAGTATCTTGTTATTTGTACAGGATCCATCCCAAATAGTTTGTTAATAAAAGGTATAGATGAAAATTGTTATTTTTTTAATGATGTTCACGATCTAAATAAATTAAATTCTTTTTTAAAAAAATCACAAGATACTGCGTTGCATAAAAAGTTATTTATAGTTGGAGGTGGTCCCTCTGGCATTGAGTTAGCATGCAAAATTAAAGATATATTTTCAGACCAATTTGAAATTAATGTAATAGAAAAATCAAATGAAATCCTCAATAAAAACAAAATTTTTAATAGAGAGCAAGCAGAGAAGGCATTAGAAAAAAGAAAAATAAACGTTCTTTTGAATTCCATAGTTAAAGAAGTCTCAGAAACTAAAATTAGTATTTCTAGTGAGGCTGGAATAACTTCTTTGGATAAAGATATTGTTATTTGGACTGCAGGCGTGACCCCTAATTTGTCTTACTTAGAAACTGATCAAATAACAAAAAAATTTGGACGAATTTTAGTTAATAATAATTTGCAAATAGAAAAATATAAAAACTGTTTTGCTATTGGCGATATTTCAGTTATTGAAGGCATGGAGGATTTACCCATAACTGCTCAGGTCGCTATGCAGGAGGGAAATCATCTGGCTAATAATTTAGAACTTTTAATTCAAGGGAAGGATCCTCTACCCTTTGAATTTAAAGACAATGGTGAAATGATTAGCTTAGGAATAGGCGAAGCTTCAATTTCCGGGCTTGGGGTTACTTTATCTGGGAAATTGGCCTTTGAGGCAAGAAGACTAATATATGCTTCCAAGTTGCCTGATATTACTGAAAGCTTAAAATCTGCATCTTCATGGATATTCCAAAAAAAATCTATTTTTAAAAAGTTTCTTAAAAAAGATAATTCCAATTAA
- a CDS encoding phosphoadenylyl-sulfate reductase, with amino-acid sequence MIEKIHKDIQTNLRKHNQELVDMNPQEMLSWGYEKFDNQFAITTSFGIQSSVLLDMVSKLYLQKKIKIFWIDTGYLPLETYHYAEKLIDNLSLEVEVLQSELSPARMEAKYGKLWETNKESDLDKYHELRKIRPLEIGLEKYNISCWASGVRSSQTDNRNKMKFLDIIRQRLSLRPLLNWTNKDIYYYMEENNLPAHPLFIKGYSSVGDWHSSSPDGIETKGRDTRFGGIKQECGIHTNN; translated from the coding sequence ATGATTGAAAAAATCCACAAAGATATTCAAACTAACTTGAGGAAACATAATCAAGAGTTAGTAGATATGAATCCTCAAGAAATGCTTTCGTGGGGTTATGAAAAGTTTGATAATCAATTTGCTATTACAACGAGTTTTGGTATACAGTCATCAGTTCTTTTAGATATGGTCAGTAAATTATATCTACAAAAAAAAATCAAAATATTTTGGATTGATACAGGTTACCTGCCTCTAGAAACATACCATTACGCTGAAAAGCTTATTGATAATTTATCCTTAGAAGTTGAAGTTCTGCAAAGTGAATTATCTCCAGCAAGAATGGAGGCCAAATACGGAAAACTTTGGGAAACAAATAAAGAGAGTGATTTAGATAAGTATCATGAGTTGAGAAAAATAAGACCTTTGGAAATTGGTCTAGAAAAATATAATATTTCCTGCTGGGCAAGCGGAGTTAGATCAAGTCAAACAGACAATAGAAACAAAATGAAATTCCTGGACATAATTCGTCAAAGACTCTCTTTAAGACCTTTATTAAATTGGACAAATAAAGATATTTATTATTATATGGAAGAGAATAATTTACCTGCCCATCCACTTTTTATCAAAGGTTATTCTTCTGTAGGAGATTGGCATTCAAGCAGTCCCGATGGTATTGAAACAAAGGGCAGAGATACAAGATTTGGGGGGATTAAACAAGAATGTGGAATACACACTAATAATTAA
- a CDS encoding type III pantothenate kinase, with translation MISDINFLLVGNSRLHWAKYSKNRSKFFHTMKEEKVPENIDLDQLIWASVGKLPNFLLKKENEIKTKDIHLSNLPDYFGIDRALACLAALKIIENPLKKDFLIADFGTILSITKLNSNGSIIGGQLIPGFLTQLKSMEQNTKNLKVPKKYDIPIKDFLITTEEAILKGVINSLTGVINNLFNPEKDILVICGGDSELLTKSLKTQKENIIKAPNLVMEGMIIHNLTINN, from the coding sequence ATGATCTCAGATATAAATTTTTTATTAGTAGGCAATAGTAGGCTTCACTGGGCAAAGTATTCTAAAAATCGATCTAAATTCTTTCATACCATGAAAGAGGAAAAAGTTCCCGAAAATATAGATCTTGATCAATTAATTTGGGCTTCTGTAGGAAAACTACCAAATTTTTTGCTGAAAAAAGAAAATGAGATAAAAACTAAAGATATTCATTTATCAAATCTTCCTGATTATTTTGGAATTGATAGAGCTCTTGCTTGTCTCGCAGCTCTAAAAATTATTGAAAACCCTTTAAAAAAAGATTTTCTAATAGCAGATTTTGGAACAATATTATCGATAACAAAATTGAATTCAAATGGATCTATTATTGGAGGTCAACTTATTCCAGGTTTTCTAACACAATTAAAATCAATGGAACAAAATACAAAAAATCTTAAAGTTCCAAAAAAATATGATATTCCGATCAAAGATTTTTTAATAACTACAGAAGAAGCAATTTTAAAAGGAGTAATCAACTCTCTTACTGGGGTGATTAATAATTTATTTAATCCTGAAAAAGATATTTTAGTAATCTGTGGTGGAGACTCTGAACTCCTGACAAAATCACTAAAGACTCAAAAAGAAAATATTATTAAAGCTCCTAATTTAGTTATGGAGGGAATGATTATTCACAACCTGACCATAAATAATTAG
- the bcp gene encoding thioredoxin-dependent thiol peroxidase, translating to MALKVGDKAPEFKLKDSFEKEVSLSNFKGKRIILYFYPKDNTPGCTKEACNFKENWDLLQKNNIVVLGISKDNASSHQKFIEKFNLPFILLTDPEPFKVSSDYDSYGLKKFMGKEYMGMMRNTFLIDTDGNIEKIYLKVKAAIMADHIIADLKLS from the coding sequence ATGGCTCTTAAGGTTGGCGACAAAGCACCAGAATTTAAATTAAAAGATTCTTTTGAGAAAGAAGTTTCTCTTAGTAATTTTAAAGGTAAAAGAATAATACTATATTTTTATCCAAAAGATAATACTCCAGGATGTACTAAAGAAGCATGTAATTTTAAAGAGAATTGGGATTTACTCCAAAAAAATAATATTGTTGTGCTTGGTATTAGTAAAGATAATGCATCCTCTCATCAGAAGTTTATAGAAAAATTTAATTTACCTTTTATTCTTTTAACTGATCCTGAACCTTTCAAAGTTTCTTCTGATTACGATAGCTATGGACTTAAGAAATTCATGGGAAAAGAATATATGGGAATGATGAGAAATACTTTTTTGATTGATACTGATGGTAACATCGAAAAAATATACTTAAAAGTAAAAGCAGCAATAATGGCTGATCATATAATTGCAGACCTTAAGTTAAGCTAA
- a CDS encoding 4'-phosphopantetheinyl transferase family protein — translation MKLLNKYRYKIPKIWFYEIKGVQDVATLEEIKTAKNLTSSRSKIFLETRAYLRQSLSTLFGLDPLKIPINALPGEPPSLPSGMGNISLSHCKDAIIIVWHKSKIGIDIERTDRDFNHIKFAEKYFFHTNKSNHNNYLTKNMILNQWCTVEAAIKWNHGKLAKDINHWQYFENPKALIHKKKNIHLNYSQINFHNWTIALAYEEKTSLNPEIICCSKNF, via the coding sequence TTGAAATTATTAAATAAGTATAGATATAAAATACCAAAAATTTGGTTTTATGAGATTAAAGGTGTGCAAGATGTCGCAACGTTAGAAGAAATTAAAACCGCAAAAAACCTAACAAGTTCAAGATCAAAGATTTTTTTAGAAACAAGAGCGTATTTGCGACAATCACTTTCAACACTTTTTGGATTAGACCCCCTCAAAATTCCAATTAATGCTCTTCCTGGAGAACCTCCAAGTTTACCCTCTGGGATGGGAAATATTAGTTTAAGTCATTGTAAAGATGCCATTATTATAGTCTGGCATAAAAGTAAAATAGGGATTGATATTGAGAGAACAGATAGAGATTTTAATCATATAAAATTTGCAGAAAAATATTTTTTTCATACCAATAAATCAAACCATAATAATTATTTGACAAAAAATATGATATTAAATCAATGGTGTACTGTTGAAGCGGCTATAAAATGGAATCATGGAAAATTAGCTAAAGATATTAACCATTGGCAATATTTTGAAAATCCAAAGGCGTTAATTCATAAGAAGAAGAACATACATTTAAATTATTCACAGATTAATTTCCATAATTGGACTATCGCTTTAGCCTACGAAGAAAAAACTTCTTTAAATCCTGAGATTATTTGTTGTTCGAAAAATTTTTAG
- a CDS encoding AAA family ATPase: MHSENLFANHSQIENNAPLADKLRPKNLDDFFGQQPILNENSLLRSAILNDKISNFIFSGPPGVGKTTLIEIISFNTRSKLIKLNAVLSSVKELRNEIANAKDRLINSKRKTILFIDEVHRFTSVQQDALLPSIENGTITFIGATTENPFFAVNKALVSRSRIFTLLPLAENDLQKIIQKVITYYSKKKDSKKVHLTQDAMSHLIKFSGGDARTLINALEMAIETTAENDTKEININLSIAEDAIQKKNIVYDKNGQNHYDVISAFIKSIRGSDPDATLFWLANMLEAGEDPNFIFRRLLISASEDIGIADPNALVVVQSCCDAFDRVGFPEGLYFLTQASLYLAISPKSNSTKSIFKAIEIIKSTNAFDVPLHLKNNSNSYVNPHKYPGNWVAQEYLPKSLRGLKIWEPNNNGWEKTQHEELLRRTEN, translated from the coding sequence ATGCATTCAGAAAATTTATTTGCTAATCATTCTCAGATAGAAAACAATGCACCTTTGGCGGATAAATTAAGACCAAAGAATTTGGATGATTTTTTTGGTCAACAACCAATCCTGAATGAGAATTCGCTTTTAAGAAGTGCAATATTAAACGATAAGATTAGTAATTTTATTTTTTCTGGCCCTCCTGGTGTTGGAAAAACTACTCTTATTGAAATTATTTCTTTTAATACGCGGTCAAAATTAATTAAGTTAAATGCAGTATTATCTAGTGTTAAAGAATTAAGAAATGAAATCGCTAATGCAAAAGATAGATTAATAAATTCAAAAAGAAAAACAATTTTATTTATCGATGAGGTTCATAGATTTACATCAGTTCAGCAGGATGCTTTATTACCTTCAATAGAAAATGGAACTATAACTTTTATTGGTGCTACAACTGAAAACCCTTTCTTTGCTGTCAATAAAGCGCTTGTTAGTAGGTCTCGTATTTTTACACTACTTCCTTTGGCAGAAAATGATTTGCAGAAAATAATACAAAAAGTCATCACTTACTATTCTAAAAAAAAAGATTCAAAAAAGGTTCATTTGACTCAAGATGCTATGAGTCATTTAATTAAATTTTCTGGTGGCGATGCAAGAACATTAATCAATGCGCTAGAGATGGCAATAGAAACAACTGCTGAAAATGATACTAAAGAAATCAACATTAATCTCTCAATAGCAGAGGATGCAATTCAAAAGAAAAATATTGTTTACGATAAAAATGGTCAAAATCATTACGATGTAATAAGTGCCTTTATCAAGTCCATAAGAGGTTCTGATCCAGATGCAACTTTATTCTGGCTTGCGAATATGCTGGAGGCTGGCGAAGATCCTAATTTTATTTTTAGAAGATTACTTATATCTGCCAGTGAAGATATTGGAATAGCTGATCCTAATGCCCTAGTGGTTGTACAATCCTGTTGTGATGCTTTTGATAGAGTTGGTTTTCCTGAAGGATTATATTTTTTAACGCAGGCTTCTTTATATTTAGCTATTTCTCCAAAAAGTAACAGCACGAAAAGTATTTTCAAAGCAATTGAAATAATAAAATCTACCAATGCTTTTGATGTGCCACTTCATTTAAAAAATAATTCAAATAGTTATGTCAATCCTCATAAATATCCAGGTAATTGGGTCGCACAAGAATATCTTCCCAAATCTTTAAGAGGTTTAAAAATATGGGAACCAAATAATAATGGATGGGAAAAAACTCAACATGAAGAACTGCTTAGAAGAACAGAAAACTAA
- a CDS encoding alpha-D-glucose phosphate-specific phosphoglucomutase, which yields MNQDSVININSPFLDQKPGTSGLRKSTLKFQEEHYLEVFIEAILQSLEDLKGSTLIVGGDGRYGNIEAIEKIVQICIAHKVQKVIVPKYGLLSTPATSHLIRKENAIGGIILSASHNPGGIDGDFGVKLNISNGGPAPEIITNKIFKASQLLTSYKICKFQLPDFSEYGIYAYDETTLEIIDGLTDYSNLMEKIFDFDQISDFLKNDFSLIFDAMNAVTGPYAKNIFVEKMGLPPDCVMNGNPLKDFGGLHPDPNLTYASHLADLLLNKKSYSFGAACDGDGDRNMILGSGCFVNPSDSLAVITANTKCVPGYKDGITGVARSMPTSSAVDNVARALNIPCFETPTGWKFFGNLLDSNLITLCGEESFGTGSNHVREKDGLWAVLFWLQVLAEKKCSVSDLMQNHWKQFGRNYYSRHDYEAIPSNIANQIFGNLTSMLENLRGNSFAGHLVKVADNFSYLDPVDNSISENQGLRLVLDDNSRVIVRLSGTGTKGATLRLYFEKFFDPQQNLSLNPQIALKPLIDDLDALLNISKLTQMETPTVIT from the coding sequence ATGAACCAAGATAGTGTAATTAATATTAATTCTCCTTTTCTAGATCAAAAACCAGGTACCTCTGGATTAAGAAAAAGTACTTTAAAGTTTCAGGAAGAACATTATCTAGAAGTTTTTATTGAAGCAATCTTACAATCATTAGAAGATTTAAAAGGTTCAACATTAATAGTTGGTGGTGATGGCAGATATGGCAATATTGAAGCAATAGAAAAAATTGTCCAAATATGCATTGCTCATAAAGTTCAAAAGGTTATTGTTCCAAAATATGGTTTATTATCTACTCCTGCGACATCACACTTAATTAGAAAAGAAAACGCTATTGGTGGAATTATTCTTTCTGCAAGCCATAATCCTGGCGGGATTGATGGAGACTTTGGAGTGAAATTGAATATCTCCAATGGTGGCCCAGCTCCGGAGATAATTACTAATAAGATTTTTAAGGCTTCGCAATTACTAACTAGTTATAAAATTTGTAAATTTCAATTACCTGATTTTAGTGAATATGGAATTTATGCTTACGACGAAACTACCTTAGAAATTATTGATGGATTAACAGATTATTCTAATTTGATGGAGAAAATTTTTGATTTTGATCAAATTAGTGATTTTTTAAAAAATGACTTCTCGTTAATATTTGATGCAATGAATGCGGTCACAGGCCCATATGCAAAAAATATTTTTGTTGAAAAAATGGGTCTTCCCCCTGATTGTGTCATGAATGGTAACCCGTTAAAAGATTTTGGAGGTTTACACCCTGACCCTAATCTTACTTACGCATCCCACTTGGCTGATTTGTTACTAAATAAAAAATCTTATAGTTTTGGTGCTGCATGTGATGGAGATGGAGATAGGAATATGATTTTAGGAAGTGGATGTTTTGTAAATCCGAGTGATAGCCTTGCAGTCATCACTGCTAATACAAAATGTGTCCCTGGTTATAAAGATGGTATTACAGGTGTGGCACGATCCATGCCAACCAGCTCAGCGGTTGATAATGTTGCTCGAGCATTAAATATACCTTGTTTTGAGACACCTACTGGCTGGAAGTTTTTTGGAAATCTTTTAGACTCTAATTTAATTACTTTATGTGGAGAAGAAAGTTTTGGAACAGGTAGTAATCATGTGAGAGAGAAAGATGGACTATGGGCAGTTTTGTTTTGGTTACAAGTTTTAGCTGAGAAAAAATGTTCGGTAAGTGATTTGATGCAGAATCATTGGAAACAATTTGGTAGGAATTATTATTCAAGACATGATTATGAGGCAATTCCCTCAAATATTGCTAATCAAATTTTTGGTAATCTAACTTCTATGCTCGAAAATTTAAGAGGAAATAGTTTTGCTGGTCATTTAGTTAAAGTTGCAGATAACTTTTCATATTTAGATCCCGTTGATAATTCCATAAGTGAAAATCAAGGTTTAAGATTGGTCCTTGATGATAATTCTCGAGTAATTGTGCGCCTTTCTGGAACTGGAACTAAGGGTGCAACATTAAGACTTTACTTTGAGAAATTTTTCGATCCTCAACAGAATCTTTCGTTAAATCCTCAGATAGCTTTGAAACCTCTAATAGATGATTTAGATGCTTTATTGAACATTTCAAAACTTACTCAAATGGAAACTCCTACAGTAATTACATAG
- a CDS encoding DUF4912 domain-containing protein translates to MADGIINKDQLLSLTLRQLRQEASKLSVPLYSRKTKAVLVELILKYQEKSTKKTYTASPQAKPEETHESNTFRSSEDVKTNVVFLPRDPDWAYVFWQISDADREKAQSLGANKLCLRLFDASGSEGSNLNQGTLREIAVDSYSTEWYLPIPLADRDYKVELGYKYGFNWMSLAFSSISHVPGSHPSEQILDKFVPFNLDSTSDSIPDISNPVVSEQNGMHERLYQAATNIPLRRKVGSEEFMENVNSTNLNDNLTDSGAGKWSSGLNDSGSGIVKNRSFWLVADAELIVYGATEPSAKLTIGGEDVPLAADGTFRIQVPFRDGTQKYDIKAVDVSGEQEKSITMKFDRTTPLDDTNEKDNAETEWF, encoded by the coding sequence GTGGCTGACGGGATCATTAATAAAGATCAATTACTCTCACTAACCCTCAGACAATTACGTCAAGAAGCAAGTAAATTATCGGTTCCGCTATATAGTCGCAAAACAAAAGCTGTTTTAGTTGAATTAATACTTAAATACCAAGAAAAATCTACAAAGAAAACATACACTGCATCTCCCCAGGCAAAACCTGAAGAAACTCATGAGTCCAATACTTTCAGAAGTAGTGAAGATGTTAAAACAAATGTAGTTTTCTTACCCCGAGATCCAGATTGGGCTTATGTTTTTTGGCAAATTTCTGATGCAGATAGAGAAAAAGCACAATCTTTGGGAGCTAATAAATTATGTTTAAGATTATTTGATGCATCTGGTTCTGAAGGCAGCAATTTGAATCAAGGAACACTAAGGGAGATAGCAGTTGATAGTTACAGTACTGAGTGGTACTTGCCAATCCCACTTGCAGATAGAGACTATAAAGTTGAATTAGGTTATAAATATGGTTTTAACTGGATGTCATTGGCATTTTCTTCGATAAGTCATGTTCCTGGGTCTCATCCTTCTGAGCAAATTCTTGATAAATTCGTACCTTTTAATTTAGATTCTACTTCTGACTCAATACCAGATATTTCTAATCCTGTTGTTTCAGAACAAAATGGTATGCATGAAAGGTTATACCAAGCAGCAACCAACATTCCTCTTAGAAGAAAAGTTGGTTCTGAAGAATTTATGGAAAATGTAAATTCAACAAACCTCAATGATAATCTTACAGACTCAGGCGCTGGTAAATGGTCATCAGGTTTAAATGATTCTGGAAGCGGAATTGTTAAAAATAGATCTTTTTGGCTCGTTGCTGATGCTGAATTAATTGTTTATGGAGCTACAGAACCTTCTGCAAAACTGACAATAGGTGGAGAAGACGTACCCCTTGCTGCAGATGGTACTTTTAGAATTCAAGTTCCATTTAGAGACGGGACTCAAAAATATGATATTAAAGCTGTTGATGTATCTGGTGAACAAGAAAAAAGTATAACAATGAAATTTGATAGAACTACACCACTTGACGATACTAATGAAAAAGATAATGCTGAGACTGAGTGGTTTTAA
- the sufB gene encoding Fe-S cluster assembly protein SufB, with protein MVNENLVQDVVKEPYKYGFVTDIETEKIEKGLNEDIIKLISQKKEEPKFLLDFRLKAFKKWQKMKEPDWAALGYKKIDYQDIIYYSAPKQKEKISSLDEVDPKLLETFDKLGIPLTEQKKLTNVAVDAVFDSVSIATTFREELAEHGVIFCSISEAVKNHADLIEKYLGTVVPASDNYFAALNSAVFSDGSFVYIPKGVTCPMDLSSYFRINSGDSGQFERTLIIAEESSSVSYLEGCTAPMFDTNTLHAAVVELIALDDASIKYSTVQNWYAGDEEGIGGIFNFVTKRGKCLGKRSKISWSQVETGSAITWKYPSCLLLGEESVGEFYSVALTNNLQQADTGTKMIHIGPKTKSTIVSKGISAGNSKNSYRGLVKMGTKAKGSRNYSQCDSMLIGDQASANTFPYIKSQQPNSEIEHEASTCRISEDQLFYLQSRGIEFEEAVSMMVSGFCRDVFNQLPMEFAAEADKLLALKLEGSVG; from the coding sequence ATGGTCAACGAAAATTTAGTTCAAGATGTAGTAAAAGAGCCTTATAAATATGGTTTCGTTACTGATATTGAAACTGAAAAAATAGAAAAGGGCTTAAATGAAGATATTATAAAATTAATTTCGCAGAAAAAAGAAGAACCAAAATTTCTTCTCGATTTTAGATTAAAGGCCTTTAAAAAATGGCAAAAAATGAAAGAGCCTGATTGGGCAGCATTAGGATATAAAAAAATTGATTATCAAGATATTATTTATTACTCTGCTCCTAAGCAAAAAGAGAAAATTTCTAGCTTAGATGAAGTTGATCCCAAACTTCTTGAGACTTTTGACAAATTAGGAATACCCCTCACGGAGCAAAAAAAACTCACAAATGTAGCAGTAGATGCTGTCTTTGATAGTGTTTCTATAGCTACAACATTTAGAGAGGAACTTGCTGAACATGGAGTTATATTTTGCTCAATTAGTGAAGCAGTAAAAAATCACGCGGATTTGATTGAAAAATATTTAGGTACAGTAGTTCCAGCTAGTGATAATTATTTTGCAGCGCTAAATTCTGCTGTTTTTAGTGATGGTTCTTTTGTATATATCCCAAAAGGTGTTACCTGCCCTATGGATCTATCTTCCTACTTCAGAATTAATAGTGGAGATTCAGGACAATTCGAAAGAACACTAATCATTGCTGAAGAATCAAGTTCTGTAAGTTATCTAGAAGGTTGTACAGCGCCAATGTTTGATACAAATACTCTACATGCAGCAGTTGTAGAGCTTATAGCATTAGACGATGCTTCCATAAAATATTCAACAGTACAAAATTGGTATGCTGGTGATGAAGAAGGTATTGGCGGAATTTTTAATTTTGTCACCAAGAGAGGAAAATGTTTAGGTAAGAGAAGTAAAATTAGCTGGTCTCAAGTTGAAACAGGGTCTGCTATTACATGGAAATATCCTAGCTGTCTTCTTTTAGGGGAAGAATCTGTAGGAGAATTTTATTCAGTGGCTCTCACCAATAACCTTCAGCAAGCAGATACCGGCACAAAAATGATCCATATTGGTCCTAAGACCAAATCAACTATTGTTAGCAAAGGTATTAGTGCAGGTAACTCAAAAAATAGCTACCGAGGTCTTGTCAAAATGGGAACAAAAGCTAAAGGATCAAGAAATTACAGTCAATGTGATTCAATGTTAATAGGGGATCAAGCTTCTGCAAATACATTCCCTTATATCAAATCTCAACAACCCAATTCTGAAATTGAGCATGAAGCAAGCACATGTAGAATCTCAGAAGATCAACTTTTTTATCTCCAAAGCAGAGGTATAGAATTTGAGGAGGCAGTATCGATGATGGTTAGTGGTTTTTGCAGAGATGTATTTAATCAATTACCTATGGAATTTGCTGCTGAAGCAGACAAGTTACTGGCACTTAAACTAGAGGGATCAGTAGGGTAA
- the sufC gene encoding Fe-S cluster assembly ATPase SufC, whose product MQSKMKESDPILEVENLSASTDNLPILKGVSLTVYPGEIHAIMGRNGCGKSTLSKIIAGHPSYNITNGDIKFLGENINSLEPEERSQSGIFLGFQYPIEIPGVSNLEFLRVSTNARRKFLNKEELDTFDFEELVKEKLEIVKMDKAFLSRSVNQGFSGGEKKRNEILQMALLEPKIAILDETDSGLDIDALRIVASGIKKISNAQTGIILITHYQRLLDEIKPNYVHVMSEGQIIKTGESDLALELEEKGYEWTDNFIKKT is encoded by the coding sequence ATGCAAAGTAAAATGAAAGAATCAGATCCAATTTTAGAAGTTGAAAATCTCTCTGCATCTACTGATAATCTTCCAATTTTAAAAGGAGTTTCACTTACTGTCTATCCTGGAGAAATCCATGCCATTATGGGAAGAAATGGATGTGGCAAAAGTACTCTTTCGAAAATCATTGCAGGACATCCCTCGTATAATATTACAAATGGCGACATAAAATTTTTAGGTGAAAACATCAACTCTCTAGAACCTGAAGAGAGATCTCAATCAGGAATTTTTCTTGGTTTTCAATATCCAATTGAGATTCCAGGTGTAAGTAATCTTGAGTTTCTTAGAGTTTCAACAAATGCTAGAAGGAAATTCCTCAACAAAGAAGAATTGGATACTTTTGATTTTGAAGAATTAGTTAAGGAAAAGTTAGAAATTGTAAAAATGGATAAGGCATTCCTATCAAGGAGTGTAAATCAAGGTTTTTCCGGAGGTGAAAAAAAAAGAAATGAAATTCTGCAAATGGCTTTACTTGAGCCCAAGATAGCAATATTAGATGAGACCGATTCTGGTCTTGATATCGATGCTCTAAGAATAGTGGCATCAGGAATTAAAAAAATATCTAATGCACAAACTGGAATTATACTTATTACCCACTATCAAAGATTATTAGATGAAATTAAACCAAATTATGTCCATGTTATGTCAGAAGGACAAATCATAAAAACTGGTGAAAGTGATCTTGCTCTAGAGCTTGAGGAAAAAGGATATGAATGGACTGATAACTTTATAAAAAAGACCTAA